ACTGCAACGGTCTTGCGCGCATGCGCGTGCGCAATCTCGGCAAACGCCTTCTGGGTACGAGAATAGAACTCCTGCATGTGATCACCGTTGGGCCAGCGCAGACTCGTGTTGTGCGGATCGAGCATCAACTTCGCGATCTGCGGGTGCTCGGTTTCCAGGTGTTCGACCGTCGAGCCTTCCAAATCGCCAAAGCTGACCTCACGCAAATCGTGGGCTTCCTCGATGTCGAGTCCAGTGAGGGCGGCGATCGGACTTGCGGTTGCGCGAGCTCGCGTCATTGGGCTCGAAACGAGCGCGTCGATGGCCATCTCGGTCGCGATCCTCTGCGCAACCAGCTGCGCCTGGCGCTCCCCCACAGGGTCGAGCGGAAGATCGGTCGATCCGCACAGGACGCGTGAGAAGTTCGCCGACGTTTGGCCGTGGCGAACAAGTACAAGACGGGTCGTCACCGGCATATCAGGATTCCATCTGCGAGATCGACTGCTGGTAGTACGCGCAGAGATCGGACAGGACGCAGAGCGAGCATTTCGGGGAGCGTGCAACACATATCTCGCGTCCGTGCCGAATCAGATCGACGTGAAACGCGTACATGGTTTGTCCATCCGCGGGAAGGCATTCCTCCAGCACATCCTGGATGCCGGCCGCGGTCCTCGCTCCACTTGTCATGCCGATGCGCTTGCTCACGCGCTCGATGTGCGTGTCCACCGGTTGGGCGGGCATACCGAGCGCGAACAACAGTACGCACGACGCCGTCTTGTCTCCAACTCCTCGTATCGACGTCAATCGCCTTCTGGCGTCGGCAACCGGCAGTGTCGAGAGCGCTTGCAAATCTGTGGAATCCAGGTCGCGCAATGCGGTCTGGATTGTCGTTGCCTTCTGGTTCGACAACCCGGCGAGATGGATCGATTCGGCAATCTCATCGAGTGGGGCAGTGGCAACATCGGACCAGGTTGGGAAACGCGCCCGAAGCTGCCGGTACGCGCGGTCCGAGCTCGCGTCAGCCGTGTGTTGCGACAAGATGGTCGACACCAGCTGCCCAATCGGATCGCCCGTCGGCTCGATCCGTGGCTCACCGTATTCCGCCTTCAATCGACGCCACACGTCGTCGATCTTGTTGCATGACTCTGCGGCTGCTGCTGCCGTCCTCATGGAGTGATTGTACGGGAGACCGCAGCCGTCGCTCCTTCTAACCCGGCGAAGTTGTTCCACTCTGCCAATTCCAACCCCCCCTTTGTCCCCGGACCCCGGACCCCGGACCCTGGACCCTGGACCCCGAGCCAGTCACCCGTTTCCGTCATCGTTCGTTGCACATTCCGACCGCTCCCCGTATCCTTACAACTCAGGATGCAGCGGGAGCCTCCCGCTTCCGCGCACATCGAGCAACGTCGCAAGTGGTTGCCGCGTCCCGGTCGTCGATCGCACCGAGAGGCGGTTTTTTGTGCGCACGGAAACCCTAGTGTCCAAACTACCAGGATCGATAGCTATTCGAAATGGAAGGGTGGTCGACGCCGCATCTGGCTTCGACGGACAAGCCGATCTCCTGCTGCAGAACGGGCGCATTTCCCACGTAGGCGATGTGCCTGCCAACGCTGGCGATTCGGAAATCGACGCTTCAGGCCTGGTCGTTACTCCCGGACTTATCGATATGCATGTCCACCTGCGGCAACCCGGCTTCGACAACAAGGAAACGATCGCAACGGGCACAGCTGCGGCCGCGGCCGGCGGGTTCTCGACCGTCTGTTGCATGCCGAATACTCGCCCGACGCTGGACTCGACTGACTCGATTGCCCTCCTCGACGACTTGATCGCGGCGGAGGCTATCGTGCATGTGCATCCAATTTCCGCGATCTCGGTTGGCCGTCTGGGGGTGAAGGCAGTCGATTACCCGGCGGTTGTCGCCGCCGGAGCCATCGGTTTTTCTGACGATGGCGACAGCTGTGACGACCCCGAAATCATGATTGCGGCGCTGGAAGCCAGCAAGTCGCTTGATCGCCCGGTCATGGTTCACTGCGAAGACAAGTCGCTCATGGGCGGGTCCATGCATGAGGGCGACGTATCAGCGCGACTCGGACTCAAGGGTCTTCCAGCGCGCGCAGAGGAAAATCTCCTCGCCCGCGACCTCGACCTTGCCGCGAAGACAGGCGGCTGGCTCTATGTGCTGCATGTCAGCACCGGGGCCGGTATCGAAATGATTCGCCAGGCAAAGGCGAGTGGCGTCAACGTCACAGCAGAGGCAATGCCCCACCATTTGCTCATGACCGATGAATGGGTTGCCGGAGATCGGACGTTCGTGAACGTCGACGAGCCGGCAGGAAGCCCGGCCGAACCGGCACATCCCAACACCAAGGTCAACCCGCCGCTGCGGCCCCGGCGCGATACAGAGCTTCTTCTTGCTGCCATCGAGGACGGCACGTTCGATATCGTCGCCACCGATCACGCGCCACACGCCGACACCGACAAGGCGCCCGGCGAATTTGAGACTGCGGCGTTTGGACTCAGCGGGCTCGAGTTCGGTCTCCCGATGATGCTCGCGCTCGTCCGCGCGGGGCATATCAGCTATCTCGACCTTGTTCGGCTGATGAGCTACAACCCGGCGCAGGTGCTGCGTAGCGATCGAGGGCGCCTGATCCCGGGAGCCCCGGCAGACATCACGATCTTCGATCCGGATGAGACCTGG
Above is a genomic segment from Thermomicrobiales bacterium containing:
- a CDS encoding histidine phosphatase family protein, with amino-acid sequence MPVTTRLVLVRHGQTSANFSRVLCGSTDLPLDPVGERQAQLVAQRIATEMAIDALVSSPMTRARATASPIAALTGLDIEEAHDLREVSFGDLEGSTVEHLETEHPQIAKLMLDPHNTSLRWPNGDHMQEFYSRTQKAFAEIAHAHARKTVAVVAHGAVIGGYLRYVTGAPINAWRTHGVRNCSISLVDVIDGRPIVSSANDCAHLDTVLELVQEA
- the nth gene encoding endonuclease III, producing MWRRLKAEYGEPRIEPTGDPIGQLVSTILSQHTADASSDRAYRQLRARFPTWSDVATAPLDEIAESIHLAGLSNQKATTIQTALRDLDSTDLQALSTLPVADARRRLTSIRGVGDKTASCVLLFALGMPAQPVDTHIERVSKRIGMTSGARTAAGIQDVLEECLPADGQTMYAFHVDLIRHGREICVARSPKCSLCVLSDLCAYYQQSISQMES
- a CDS encoding dihydroorotase; this translates as MSKLPGSIAIRNGRVVDAASGFDGQADLLLQNGRISHVGDVPANAGDSEIDASGLVVTPGLIDMHVHLRQPGFDNKETIATGTAAAAAGGFSTVCCMPNTRPTLDSTDSIALLDDLIAAEAIVHVHPISAISVGRLGVKAVDYPAVVAAGAIGFSDDGDSCDDPEIMIAALEASKSLDRPVMVHCEDKSLMGGSMHEGDVSARLGLKGLPARAEENLLARDLDLAAKTGGWLYVLHVSTGAGIEMIRQAKASGVNVTAEAMPHHLLMTDEWVAGDRTFVNVDEPAGSPAEPAHPNTKVNPPLRPRRDTELLLAAIEDGTFDIVATDHAPHADTDKAPGEFETAAFGLSGLEFGLPMMLALVRAGHISYLDLVRLMSYNPAQVLRSDRGRLIPGAPADITIFDPDETWIVEASSLRTRSANTPLLGMTLCGRNRFTIVDGELRFAA